Part of the Cottoperca gobio chromosome 1, fCotGob3.1, whole genome shotgun sequence genome, GGTCAAACTGAACTCTGGTGTCGATTACAGAGGTAATGCTCCTGGCATGTAACTTTGCAGCCTATCCACttgttttacatcatttgaCTTTAAAAGTGATGAAGTTCTCTTTAACCCAAACACTGCACATGTGTGATCTGTCTACAGGTGTCCTGGCCTGCCTTGATGGTTATATGAACATTGCCATAGAGCAGACTGAGGAGTATGTCAACGGGCAGCTCAAGAACAAGTATGGAGATGCTTTTCTAAGGGGAAACAATGGTAAGATTCTCCCATTTATAAATATATCCCTATATTCCTTTATGTATTTGTAGACCTGTTGTTATACAAGCCAAAATGAGGGACTCAGGTTATAGCAGGAGCACTGAGCCACATATCGGTCTTTTTTACAACAACATTtagatggctctgttctataggtagtgtgcaaacacatgacaaaactgtgtgactggctgggtagtcttcttaccaaacaactgaaagatgacagggtgctcgtccacgcccgtgtaaatcactctcaaagagctcgagatacaccgctcaagccgtggtttgtgagtgagaagagcgccGATGTTATCCtcacacactgtgattgtatggctggagtaagcgaagcatgttctcacattggtgctttgctttttcacaagtgaagtagtctcaagaataagcaaaacaaaaacatgcacagaagaaaagagcaaatggcatcacatgtaaagaaagtgccttatttaccagtcagcgatatggagaagtaaggtcttacagtgttcgggtatatcataagcacaaatgtttaacgtaaacattgaaaacatagctttagcatgagctcttaccagatataaatcctcacgagttatgttgctaaaccagcgtacggcgttcggtagacagcaattcatccctcttttgtggatcgttgtttttgatgattttaggaaatctaaagaaccgtttctctgggtcacgagtagcgttatgaccacaattatacactgcgcacacgattggcattttctttcaatcttagacgtttaaatacaaagaaaattacgaaacgttgcagcaactcacacgtgaacggccgcagtcttggttgtgtataccaaccaacatggttgacttccgggttgggaaataagcgtgacgtcacatgcacacgatctattcaagtgtcccagtttGAAATATAAATAGCCTATATTTATCCTTTATAGATTTCTACTGAAGTTCTCCTTTTTAAGTATTTTACAGGCAGTGATATTGATGCATATCACAGATGTATCGGCTCAGTTTAAGAGCGTTGTGGGTAGAGATATCCCAGGAAGTGTGTTATATAGAGCTTCAGATGATGCCAGTTAACAAAACAGTTTAAGTGATAACACAAAGCTTTACTGTTCGACAAACAAAAGTCCTACGACACAGAAAGACCTGACGGGTAACTCGACACTCATTATCATCTAACACTTAgaaaagttataaaaacattaacattgtattctgaagttttttttttttctttattttcaaagcTTCAAGCTTTAAGGAGgtttatttgcttttaattttgtCTGTCACTCTAATAAAGGGTTGTAGTGTGTTTTCATAAATTCTGTATTCACCATAACAGTCAGAACTTTTGCTTCAAGAATAGTTTTCTTCACTTAAGTCCATATCTTCATTCTTCTTCAGTCTAAATTGTCCCTACTCCAGCAATGcactgtatttactgtgttaTTCCCTCTTGAATATGAGTCATGCTG contains:
- the lsm6 gene encoding U6 snRNA-associated Sm-like protein LSm6; this encodes MSLRKQTPSDFLKQIIGRPVVVKLNSGVDYRGVLACLDGYMNIAIEQTEEYVNGQLKNKYGDAFLRGNNVLYISTQKRKV